One part of the Maribacter aquivivus genome encodes these proteins:
- a CDS encoding LOG family protein has product MRSEKHHKGWNEIKTNDSWAIFKIMGEFVNGFERMSKIGPCVSIFGSARTKEEDPYYKLAVSIAKSIAEAGYGVITGGGPGIMEAGNRGANLAGGTSVGLNIDLPFEQHDNPYIDNDKSLDFDYFFVRKVMFVKYSQGFVVMPGGFGTLDELFEAITLIQTHKIGKFPIILVGSEFWTGLMDWVKGTMLKMGTISPEDLNLIKIVDTEEEVVEIIDSFYKGHSMSPNF; this is encoded by the coding sequence ACATCATAAAGGCTGGAACGAAATAAAAACCAATGACTCTTGGGCCATTTTTAAAATAATGGGCGAGTTTGTAAATGGTTTTGAACGCATGAGTAAAATAGGACCATGTGTATCTATTTTTGGTTCTGCAAGAACAAAAGAAGAAGACCCATATTACAAATTAGCCGTATCAATTGCAAAATCTATTGCAGAAGCAGGTTACGGAGTTATTACTGGTGGCGGCCCAGGTATAATGGAAGCCGGTAACAGAGGTGCAAACCTTGCTGGTGGTACATCTGTAGGTTTAAATATTGACTTACCTTTTGAGCAACATGACAATCCATATATCGATAATGACAAGAGTTTAGATTTCGATTACTTCTTCGTAAGAAAGGTAATGTTCGTAAAATACTCTCAAGGTTTTGTAGTAATGCCTGGCGGATTTGGAACATTAGATGAGCTATTTGAAGCCATCACCTTAATACAGACACATAAAATAGGGAAATTTCCAATTATTTTAGTGGGCAGTGAATTTTGGACTGGACTTATGGATTGGGTTAAAGGAACTATGCTTAAAATGGGAACTATTAGTCCAGAAGATCTAAATCTTATTAAAATTGTAGATACAGAAGAAGAGGTTGTTGAAATTATAGATTCATTTTACAAAGGGCACAGCATGAGTCCTAATTTTTAA